In Phlebotomus papatasi isolate M1 chromosome 1, Ppap_2.1, whole genome shotgun sequence, the following proteins share a genomic window:
- the LOC129810232 gene encoding translation initiation factor IF-2, with the protein MSEVQPVSPKVEENDKTPPKRTPSKRKTTLERAQAESEQLLKTMGGNIELEGGRRTRSSSKGTTPSTKDAATPPPAKKARNTPATPTSGRRGRPKKLENHEEVAEEKNDDEVKPEENNTEKTTDTEAETPAKADDKVEEKPQEEKKEEEKANDAAEEVKEPEEKKETEQMSNNKSPEKMEVDAVVVEKKEETSANTESDTQKTESAPVAVVEEKKVEETPCETTKEEVKVDTPQLKTPEDAQNASPEKKDQSALESCEPKISPKPTEEVAAP; encoded by the exons ATGTCAGAAGTTCAGCCAGTCAGTCCGAAGGTGGAGGAGAATGACAAGACACCG CCCAAGAGGACACCCAGCAAGCGAAAGACCACATTGGAGCGGGCTCAGGCCGAAAGTGAGCAGTTGCTGAAGACAATGGgtggaaatattgaattggaaGGTGGACGCCGAACACGCTCCAGTTCCAAAGGTACAACACCATCCACAAAGGATGCTGCTACACCACCACCGGCCAAGAAGGCCCGTAACACTCCAGCGACTCCCACAAGTGGACGACGTGGGCGTCCCAAGAAGCTGGAGAATCATGAGGAAGTAGCTGAG GAGAAAAATGATGATGAAGTAAAGCCAGAGGAAAATAATACTGAGAAGACCACGGATACGGAGGCAGAAACTCCCGCCAAAGCGGATGACAAAGTAGAAGAGAAGCCACAGGAAGAAAAGAAGGAAGAAGAGAAGGCCAATGATGCAGCTGAAGAAGTGAAAGAGCCTGAGGAGAAGAAGGAGACAGAACAGATGAGTAACAACAAAAGCCCGGAAAAGATGGAAGTTGATGCTGTTGTGGTGGAGAAAAAGGAAGAGACGAGTGCAAATACGGAGTCAGACACACAAAAAACTGAATCAGCACCTGTAGCTGTTGTCGAGGAGAAGAAAGTTGAAGAGACACCGTGTGAGACAACGAAGGAGGAGGTCAAGGTAGATACGCCACAGTTAAAGACACCCGAAGATGCACAGAATGCTTCGCCAGAGAAGAAAGATCAATCTGCTCTTGAATCTT GTGAACCGAAAATATCTCCAAAACCCACTGAGGAAGTTGCAGCTCCATAA
- the LOC129810231 gene encoding cleavage stimulation factor subunit 1 — protein sequence MDILYSGNTLKNRELLYRLIISQLFYDGYHNLAVELSTMVRADPPCPPSDRLLNVMIQGMQEEATKRENSYDEIACGLDLEFETEGSSLAPEPASYETAYVTSHKQACRAGAFSFDGQLVATGSVDASIKILDVDRMLAKSAPEELDPGREQQGHPVIRTLYDHTDEVAYLEFHPKEQILASGSRDCSVKLFDISKASVKKAHKILTDCEPVRCLSFHPSGDFMVVGTDHHVLRVYDIATSQCFVSAIPSQQHRAGVVCVKYAQTAKLFASGSLDGAIKLWDGVSGRCVNTFAAAHDGAEVCSVAFSKNGKYLLSSGKDSLVKLWELSTSRCLIAYTGAGTTGKQEHSTQAVFNHTEDYVLFPDEATTSLCSWNSRNASRLHLMSLGHNGPVRYIIHSPTHPAFLTCSDDYRARFWFRRSNTH from the exons ATGGACATCCTATACAGCGGAAATACCCTGAAGAACAGGGAATTGCTCTATCGATTGATTATTAG CCAATTATTTTATGATGGCTATCACAATCTCGCCGTGGAACTGTCGACAATGGTACGAGCTGATCCTCCGTGTCCACCCAGCGACAGGTTGCTTAATGTAATGATACAAGGAATGCAGGAGGAGGCGACTAAGCGGGAGAATTCGTACGATGAGATTGCCTGTGGATTGGATCTTGAATTTGAGACTGAAGGGTCCAGTCTTGCTCCTGAGCCAGCATCGTATGAGACAGCCTATGTGACATCGCACAAGCAGGCATGCCGGGCAGGAGCATTCAGCTTTGATGGACAACTCGTGGCCACGGGCAGTGTTGATGCTAGTATCAAGATTCTCGATGTTGATCGAATGCTGGCCAAGTCAGCTCCCGAAGAACTCGATCCGGGACGCGAGCAGCAAGGTCATCCGGTGATCAGGACTTTGTATGATCACACAGATGAAGTTGCCTACTTGGAATTCCATCCCAAGGAGCAAATCCTGGCATCTGGTTCACGTGATTGTTCCGTGAAGTTGTTTGACATCTCCAAGGCTTCGGTGAAGAAAGCCCATAAGATTCTTACGGACTGTGAGCCCGTGAGATGCCTCTCCTTTCATCCTTCCGGAGATTTTATGGTAGTGGGCACGGATCATCATGTTCTCAGGGTATATGACATTGCGACATCCCAATGCTTCGTGAGTGCTATTCCGTCGCAGCAGCATCGTGCTGGAGTGGTTTGTGTCAAGTACGCCCAGACAGCTAAGCTCTTTGCTTCCGGAAGCCTCGATGGAGCCATAAAATTGTGGGACGGAGTCAGTGGACGGTGTGTCAATACATTTGCTGCTGCTCACGATGGAGCCGAGGTGTGCTCAGTGGCATTTTCCAAGAATGGCAAATATCTCTTGTCATCCGGCAAGGATTCGCTCGTGAAACTCTGGGAATTGAGCACCAGTCGCTGTTTGATAGCCTACACGGGAGCTGGAACAACCGGGAAGCAGGAACACAGCACCCAGGCCGTGTTCAATCACACCGAAGACTATGTTCTCTTTCCCGATGAAGCCACAACATCTCTGTGCTCCTGGAATTCTCGCAATGCTTCGAGGCTGCATCTCATGTCTCTGGGCCACAATGGTCCCGTACGCTATATCATCCATTCTCCCACGCATCCGGCTTTTCTCACGTGCTCCGATGACTACCGAGCACGCTTCTGGTTCCGACGCTCCAAcacacattaa
- the LOC129810233 gene encoding nucleolar protein 16 produces MVKVRKQRQKKSYNYAANRKRMNKKQTRDGKIKCPEAKGAWEKSRTVSKNFKNMGLSSDPNAAIPIRKSQKQRVEVLKKSLESRDIPKDVVSNALEAGIRRKKRKKVVAPKGHVAKELEENANAPRESGFRYSKGQVTLISYYLDKYKLNYKAMVRDRKNYEQETWKQLRRKIRKFLSIQEHVDGYLKSRGLERLSLEEEDTDSD; encoded by the exons ATGGTAAAAGTGCGAAAACAGCGTCAGAAGAAGTCGTACAACTATGCAGCTAATAGAAAACGGATGAACAAGAAGCAGACTCGCGATGGGAAGATCAAATG TCCGGAGGCAAAGGGTGCTTGGGAGAAAAGTCGCACTGTGAgcaagaatttcaaaaatatgggTCTGTCGAGTGATCCCAATGCTGCAATTCCCATCCGGAAGAGTCAGAAGCAGCGTGTTGAGGTGCTGAAGAAAAGTCTCGAGAGTAGGGATATTCCTAAGGATGTCGTGTCAAATGCCCTGGAGGCTGGAATTCGTAGAAAGAAGAGGAAGAAGGTGGTTGCACCAAAGGGGCATGTGGCGAAGGAACTCGAAGAGAATGCCAATGCACCGAGAGAAAGTGGTTTCCGCTACTCCAAAGGCCAAGTTACGTTGATCTCCTACTACCTGGACAAGTACAAGTTGAACTACAAAGCCATGGTGAGAGACAGGAAGAACTATGAGCAGGAGACATGGAAGCAATTGAGGAGGAAAATACGGAAATTCCTGTCAATTCAGGAGCACGTCGATGGATACCTCAAATCAAGGGGCCTGGAGAGACTGAGCCTGGAGGAAGAGGACACAGATTCAGACTGA